Proteins from a single region of bacterium:
- the ricT gene encoding regulatory iron-sulfur-containing complex subunit RicT: protein MDRIAEVEIRKVEKNLYFKLHSEVDVKVKDFVLVEYTQGTVDYGKIYKIFEPKTIFSPTISGKVLRKLNEKDFIIIQENNEKRKEAFNICLEKVKSYNLPMRLIDADFSYDKTKVTFYYWADGRIDFRKLVRDLAKIFNCRIEMRQIGLRDEAKIKGGYGICGRELCCITFLKQFESITMRMVKNQKLPLDMNKITGLCGRLLCCLNYEDEFYKKEKVEKK from the coding sequence ATGGATAGAATTGCAGAAGTAGAAATCAGAAAGGTGGAAAAAAATCTGTATTTTAAGTTGCATAGTGAAGTGGATGTTAAAGTAAAGGATTTTGTTCTGGTGGAGTATACTCAGGGAACAGTAGATTACGGTAAAATTTATAAGATTTTTGAACCTAAAACAATTTTTTCACCAACAATTTCAGGCAAAGTATTGAGAAAATTAAATGAGAAAGATTTTATTATAATTCAGGAAAATAATGAAAAAAGAAAAGAAGCATTTAATATATGTCTGGAAAAAGTAAAAAGTTATAATCTGCCAATGCGATTGATTGATGCTGATTTTTCTTATGATAAAACTAAAGTTACTTTTTATTACTGGGCAGATGGAAGAATTGATTTCAGGAAACTTGTAAGAGACCTTGCTAAAATTTTTAATTGCAGAATTGAAATGAGACAGATTGGTTTAAGAGATGAAGCAAAAATTAAAGGAGGATATGGAATTTGTGGAAGAGAATTGTGTTGTATTACTTTTTTAAAACAGTTTGAATCAATTACGATGAGAATGGTTAAAAATCAAAAACTACCACTTGATATGAATAAAATAACAGGGTTGTGTGGAAGATTGTTATGCTGTTTAAATTACGAAGATGAATTTTATAAAAAGGAAAAGGTAGAAAAAAAATGA
- a CDS encoding O-antigen ligase family protein translates to MKKKEIINKIYCYILSSLIFCRFLFDGITYPKFNLFFTISIFLLFIVFTLLNFQKLEFTYVEVLILLFSFFSIISSFLSEIKGTGIRYNSYIVSYLCLFFLVRNIFRDKEKSVLIYIILFTVFTLTLYGIYQRFWGIEATRKYLQSQESLEQNPEILKYLSPTFFDRMESNRIYSTFVYPNIYASFLISIMPFLFFLFLNEDKKYFKIFSVLLFLLCFINLIFTESMGGLLIFLFISHIILLQLLLNEKKFKRILTFLIFFEFLFLYLGYHFKVLPHIHSLLDRITYWKGSMKIIQKNIFMGVGPENFRYYFLKYKSPEGLEAAHAHNFLIETFAENGFIGVIFLMSFLFIIILNPLKERKKDFLSNGVFYLLLTFFLHNLIDFDFSDPSVAILFFIFGGFYEYKDKFKIKGLTKPLLCFIIILYAFNIFELSKFENSERYRRYSEIEENLDVKLYLLDYAENQYNKNFEVYFEKGNLYTYMWRLTEKDEFFEQAILNYEKSIHLNPYLVKSYRRLAYIYESKGNYEKAEEMYLKVLEKYPNKKLYNLEIAKFYKKIGNEDKFKYYFQKAKQLKEVTIEEKLIIEEVEKWIELQK, encoded by the coding sequence ATGAAAAAAAAGGAAATCATAAATAAAATATACTGTTATATTCTATCTTCTCTTATATTTTGTAGGTTCCTTTTTGATGGTATTACTTATCCAAAATTCAATCTTTTCTTTACAATTTCAATTTTTCTTTTATTTATTGTCTTCACTTTACTAAATTTTCAAAAACTTGAATTTACTTATGTTGAAGTTTTAATTTTACTTTTTTCATTTTTTTCAATAATTTCGTCTTTCCTTTCAGAAATAAAAGGAACAGGTATAAGATATAATTCATATATTGTCTCATATCTGTGTCTATTTTTTCTGGTGCGAAATATATTTAGGGATAAAGAAAAGAGCGTTTTAATTTATATTATTTTGTTTACTGTTTTTACTTTAACTTTATACGGAATTTATCAAAGATTCTGGGGTATTGAAGCAACAAGAAAATATCTTCAAAGTCAGGAAAGTTTAGAACAAAATCCTGAAATTTTAAAATATCTCTCTCCAACTTTTTTTGATAGAATGGAGAGTAATAGAATTTATTCAACATTTGTTTATCCTAATATTTACGCTTCTTTTCTTATTTCAATTATGCCATTTCTGTTCTTTCTTTTTCTAAATGAGGATAAAAAATACTTTAAAATTTTTTCTGTTCTTCTTTTTCTTCTGTGTTTTATAAATTTAATTTTTACAGAATCTATGGGTGGCCTTTTAATTTTCCTTTTTATTTCCCATATCATTTTATTACAACTTTTACTTAACGAAAAAAAGTTTAAAAGAATACTAACTTTTCTTATATTTTTTGAATTTTTATTTTTATATCTTGGATATCATTTTAAAGTTCTTCCTCATATACATTCTTTACTTGATAGAATAACTTACTGGAAGGGTAGTATGAAAATTATTCAAAAAAATATTTTTATGGGAGTAGGTCCTGAGAATTTCAGATATTATTTTTTAAAATATAAATCACCTGAGGGTCTTGAAGCAGCACATGCTCATAATTTTTTAATAGAAACATTTGCTGAAAATGGATTTATAGGAGTGATTTTTTTAATGTCATTCTTGTTTATTATAATATTAAATCCTTTAAAAGAGAGAAAAAAGGATTTTTTAAGCAACGGAGTTTTTTATCTTCTACTTACTTTTTTTCTTCATAATTTAATTGATTTTGATTTTTCTGACCCATCAGTTGCAATTTTATTTTTCATTTTTGGTGGTTTTTATGAATATAAAGATAAATTTAAAATTAAAGGATTGACAAAACCTTTATTATGTTTTATTATTATTTTATATGCATTTAACATTTTTGAACTCTCAAAATTTGAAAATTCAGAGAGATATAGAAGATATAGTGAAATAGAAGAAAATCTGGATGTAAAGTTATATTTACTTGATTATGCAGAAAATCAGTATAATAAAAACTTTGAAGTTTACTTTGAAAAGGGAAATTTATACACATATATGTGGCGGTTAACAGAAAAAGATGAATTTTTTGAACAAGCAATATTAAATTATGAAAAATCAATTCATCTAAATCCGTATTTAGTAAAAAGTTATAGACGTCTTGCTTATATTTATGAATCTAAAGGAAATTATGAGAAAGCAGAAGAAATGTATCTGAAAGTTTTGGAAAAATATCCGAATAAAAAATTATATAATCTTGAAATCGCAAAATTTTATAAAAAAATAGGTAATGAAGATAAGTTTAAATATTACTTTCAAAAAGCAAAACAACTAAAAGAAGTTACAATTGAAGAAAAACTTATAATTGAAGAGGTTGAAAAATGGATAGAATTGCAGAAGTAG
- a CDS encoding dihydroorotate dehydrogenase codes for MGIKKLKVELGKIKLDSPIIMASGTFGYGTEKLDFIDFEKIGAITTKTITYQPWSGNPQPRIYETYSGMINNIGLQNPGVFYFTKNILPFIRKKFKRVFVSITGRSEKEFIDIIKILNKENIDAIELNLSCPNFEKNQKMISQDANLTHKLIKKIKNETDIPLIAKLSPNVTDITEIAIAAQEGGVDILALINTVRGLGVDIKKMRVINGGLSGSSIKPIGLKCVYEVYKVVDIPIIGIGGITEGRDAVEYFLSGASAVGIGSGLFTNTKIIDEVIESLREFLKKTGKENLKEITGLLNEKKGNHK; via the coding sequence ATGGGAATAAAAAAATTAAAAGTAGAACTTGGAAAGATAAAACTTGATTCTCCAATTATAATGGCAAGTGGAACATTTGGATACGGTACTGAAAAACTTGACTTTATTGATTTTGAAAAGATAGGTGCCATTACAACAAAAACAATTACTTATCAACCATGGAGTGGAAATCCTCAACCCAGAATATATGAAACATATTCAGGGATGATAAATAATATAGGGCTTCAAAATCCAGGAGTTTTTTATTTTACCAAAAACATTCTTCCTTTTATAAGAAAAAAATTTAAAAGAGTTTTTGTGAGTATTACAGGAAGAAGTGAGAAAGAATTCATTGATATTATTAAAATTTTAAATAAAGAAAATATTGATGCAATAGAATTAAATCTTTCCTGTCCAAATTTTGAAAAAAATCAGAAAATGATTTCTCAGGATGCGAATTTAACCCATAAACTTATAAAAAAAATAAAAAATGAAACAGATATTCCTCTTATAGCAAAACTTTCACCTAATGTTACTGACATTACAGAAATTGCAATTGCTGCCCAAGAAGGAGGAGTTGACATACTTGCTCTTATTAACACTGTAAGGGGTTTAGGTGTTGATATTAAAAAAATGAGAGTAATTAATGGAGGGTTATCAGGTTCATCTATAAAACCAATTGGATTAAAATGTGTTTACGAAGTTTATAAAGTTGTTGACATTCCAATTATTGGTATTGGTGGAATTACAGAAGGGAGGGATGCAGTTGAATATTTTCTGTCAGGAGCATCAGCCGTTGGTATTGGAAGCGGTTTGTTCACAAATACAAAGATTATAGATGAAGTTATTGAAAGTTTGAGAGAATTCTTAAAGAAAACAGGGAAAGAAAACTTAAAAGAAATTACAGGTTTATTAAATGAAAAAAAAGGAAATCATAAATAA
- a CDS encoding dihydroorotate dehydrogenase electron transfer subunit: protein MKSEICKIIKNIELTENFYLLEIENKFQDVFLPGNFIHIKIENNFLRRPFSVAKYTKNSISIIYKVVGIGTEKLSKKRKNDFLDVLGPLGNSFPVFKNKKVALIGGGTGVAPLIFLSEELKKINEVYFFYGARNKNQIFFDLLPAGINYIFSTDDGSFGEKGNIFTVFKKYNSFEILYGAGPEPLLKKISLYSDRLPVFISLENYMACGMGLCYGCVVKVKENKEWEYKRVCKDGPVFDGKKIIWE, encoded by the coding sequence ATGAAAAGTGAAATCTGTAAAATTATAAAAAATATAGAATTGACTGAAAATTTTTATTTACTTGAAATTGAAAATAAATTCCAAGATGTGTTTTTGCCGGGAAATTTTATTCATATAAAAATAGAAAATAATTTTTTAAGAAGACCCTTTTCAGTTGCTAAATATACAAAAAACTCAATAAGTATAATTTATAAAGTTGTAGGGATAGGAACGGAGAAGTTGAGCAAGAAAAGAAAGAATGATTTTCTTGATGTTTTAGGACCTCTTGGTAATTCTTTTCCTGTTTTTAAAAATAAAAAAGTTGCTCTTATAGGAGGTGGAACAGGAGTTGCTCCTTTGATCTTTCTATCAGAGGAATTGAAAAAAATTAATGAGGTATATTTTTTTTACGGAGCAAGAAATAAAAATCAGATATTTTTTGATTTACTACCTGCGGGTATAAATTATATTTTTTCTACAGATGATGGAAGTTTTGGTGAGAAAGGAAATATTTTTACAGTATTTAAAAAATACAATAGTTTTGAAATTTTATATGGAGCAGGACCTGAACCTCTTTTAAAAAAAATTTCATTATATTCTGATAGATTACCTGTTTTCATTTCTCTGGAGAATTATATGGCTTGTGGAATGGGTTTATGCTATGGTTGTGTTGTAAAAGTTAAAGAAAATAAAGAATGGGAATACAAAAGGGTGTGTAAAGATGGTCCTGTTTTTGATGGTAAAAAAATAATATGGGAATAA
- a CDS encoding Gfo/Idh/MocA family oxidoreductase: protein MDIKIGFIGCGGIARAHMLRLSKIEGVKFSGMCDTDENAARECAKIYGGNVYTDFKNMFENEKIDACFICVPPYAHTGQEEECIERSIPFFVEKPIHLNLEKAEEIAKKIENKKLITSVGYVLRYFDIIEKMKKLTETEKIGIVRGRYYGEVPGAGRKRWLIKKDMSGGQLIEQATHTVDLMRYFCGDVEEIYAYKFEGINNKIFKEYDVEDGLTMILKFKNGIIGNLTCTWLWKGFESDIEIIGKDVIFFYKGNTIEINKGDRSEKYISNVDPMYQEDFAFIKSVWEKNPELIKSDYKDALKTLKITLKAHDSILKNQPVKL, encoded by the coding sequence ATGGATATTAAAATAGGATTTATTGGATGTGGTGGAATTGCAAGAGCCCATATGTTGCGATTATCTAAAATTGAAGGAGTGAAATTTTCCGGTATGTGTGATACAGATGAAAATGCTGCAAGAGAATGTGCAAAAATATATGGAGGAAATGTATACACTGATTTTAAAAATATGTTTGAAAATGAAAAAATAGATGCCTGTTTTATATGCGTTCCTCCTTATGCTCATACAGGACAGGAAGAAGAATGTATTGAAAGAAGTATACCTTTTTTTGTAGAAAAACCCATACATTTGAATTTGGAAAAAGCAGAGGAAATTGCTAAAAAAATAGAAAATAAAAAATTAATAACATCTGTAGGATATGTACTGAGATATTTTGATATTATTGAAAAAATGAAAAAATTGACTGAAACAGAAAAAATTGGGATTGTCAGGGGTAGATATTACGGAGAGGTCCCTGGAGCAGGAAGAAAAAGATGGTTAATAAAAAAAGATATGTCAGGCGGTCAGTTAATTGAACAGGCAACTCATACGGTTGATTTGATGAGATATTTCTGTGGAGATGTAGAAGAAATTTATGCATACAAATTTGAAGGAATTAATAATAAAATTTTTAAAGAATATGATGTTGAAGATGGTTTAACAATGATTTTGAAATTTAAAAATGGAATTATCGGAAATCTTACATGCACATGGTTATGGAAAGGTTTTGAAAGTGATATTGAAATTATTGGAAAAGATGTGATTTTCTTTTATAAGGGTAATACTATTGAAATAAATAAGGGAGATAGAAGCGAAAAGTATATATCAAATGTTGACCCGATGTATCAAGAGGACTTTGCATTTATAAAAAGCGTTTGGGAGAAAAATCCTGAACTTATAAAATCAGATTATAAAGATGCATTAAAAACATTAAAAATAACTTTAAAAGCACATGATAGTATATTAAAAAATCAACCTGTTAAACTGTAA
- a CDS encoding glycerol-3-phosphate acyltransferase translates to MKVIIFVIFSYFVGSISFAYLFTYFLTGQDIRTIGTGNPGAANVARTLGKKWGIIVWLADTIKGVFPMFLANKYGITNFILLTLIGSSAVIGHCYSIFLKFKGGKGAATSGGIILYLMPKLFPLVIALWFFAQKINPRSPKILTSCILIFFIFLFIFYKTYFFQLFISTLILILVGAIINKDVIQEIKNTKRIKNGNLEKKNV, encoded by the coding sequence ATGAAAGTGATAATTTTTGTTATTTTCAGTTATTTTGTAGGTAGTATTTCTTTTGCATATCTATTCACTTATTTCCTCACAGGACAGGATATAAGAACTATTGGAACAGGAAATCCCGGGGCAGCTAATGTTGCAAGAACCTTAGGGAAAAAATGGGGCATTATTGTCTGGTTGGCTGATACAATAAAAGGTGTATTTCCAATGTTTCTTGCGAACAAATATGGAATTACAAATTTTATACTTCTTACTTTAATTGGTTCTTCTGCTGTAATAGGACACTGTTATTCAATTTTCTTAAAATTTAAAGGTGGAAAAGGAGCTGCTACAAGTGGTGGTATTATTTTGTATTTAATGCCTAAACTTTTTCCTCTTGTAATTGCTTTATGGTTTTTTGCTCAGAAAATAAATCCTCGTTCTCCTAAAATTTTAACTTCTTGTATTCTGATATTTTTTATATTCCTTTTTATTTTTTACAAAACTTACTTTTTTCAACTTTTTATTTCTACCCTGATCCTTATTTTAGTTGGTGCTATTATCAATAAAGATGTAATTCAGGAAATAAAAAATACAAAAAGGATTAAAAATGGTAATCTGGAAAAGAAAAATGTATAG
- a CDS encoding phosphatidate cytidylyltransferase has protein sequence MYRIFMGSIIPSVYLFTNSLFFSLIICSFFLTLLFSLEFERWKNPGVWDYVLRKYGRIFKTPPGKLTGDTYFMLATFIILLFFKKDIAISSLFFLIFGDAGSGILGSKYGKTKIFPGKTLEGFIGGIIFNLIIAFFLHNFLNLPFYILLSGVLISSIVEILPLKIDDNLTVGIITAFFMNILNNLI, from the coding sequence ATGTATAGAATTTTTATGGGTTCAATTATTCCTTCAGTTTATTTATTCACAAATTCGTTATTCTTCTCTCTGATAATATGTTCTTTTTTTTTAACCCTACTTTTTTCTCTTGAATTTGAAAGATGGAAAAATCCAGGTGTATGGGATTATGTTTTAAGAAAGTATGGTAGAATTTTTAAAACACCCCCTGGAAAATTAACTGGTGATACCTATTTTATGCTTGCCACTTTCATAATTTTACTTTTTTTCAAAAAAGATATTGCAATATCTTCTTTATTTTTCCTTATTTTTGGTGATGCAGGAAGTGGAATTCTTGGAAGTAAATATGGTAAAACAAAAATTTTTCCAGGTAAAACTCTTGAGGGGTTCATAGGAGGAATTATTTTTAATTTGATAATTGCTTTTTTTCTTCATAATTTTTTGAATTTACCATTTTATATTTTATTATCAGGAGTTTTAATATCTTCAATTGTTGAAATTTTGCCTCTTAAAATAGATGATAATCTAACAGTAGGAATTATAACTGCTTTTTTTATGAATATATTAAATAACTTAATATGA